One region of Gigantopelta aegis isolate Gae_Host chromosome 7, Gae_host_genome, whole genome shotgun sequence genomic DNA includes:
- the LOC121377567 gene encoding kelch repeat and BTB domain-containing protein 12-like, protein MMENAQAQLLANIHEEIAKGAFTDIQIICKDGTTTGSRIVLAAMSSYFRAMFCSDMAESQTGVLNLPTVSLSVLQAIVKMCLCGLNLVSENNCVEVLDAAEMMQLEHIKAICDIFLKESLTLTAENCLNWWRLSKLYNFHDVSNRSFSCLADEFDDFVETENVVQLSKEELLEIISKEEMECTEDIILKGAMKWIEYNNPDQDDVKLIFENVHLEIVDSQFLIDEVLFSDIVCKTKSVQEMIEKELHSHRQVTASSRVNLKIPDVFVLQHNQTSLLSCFTSDNKWEDVPPAPVDPGSLYSAAVLNDKIYITGGYNKKKCTLIYNTARKVWIVGPDLTHEHYCHCMATANYKMYSIGGYYSNTIEELSESETHWQVVGDLRSSRYYAFPVTVGENILVMGGNTNSAGSNVIQCFNTTTHSVSQLNTKLPCRSELLRGSVHLPDVYLLDYDGHVMHLQVTNTDGEIKIQVKSTKQWKSFGCDIGVAHRCGSLLCFTEEGIGEFNLAEGKEEQSTFPKSPRSGDVYNVCSVSCGKTSR, encoded by the coding sequence ATGATGGAGAACGCTCAAGCACAACTCCTCGCAAACATCCATGAAGAGATTGCAAAAGGTGCTTTCACtgacatacaaattatatgtaaaGACGGAACAACGACCGGAAGCCGTATCGTACTGGCGGCGATGTCATCATATTTCCGGGCCATGTTCTGTTCTGATATGGCAGAGAGTCAGACGGGCGTCTTGAACCTTCCCACGGTGTCTTTGTCGGTGTTGCAAGCTATCgtcaaaatgtgtttgtgtggaCTTAATCTAGTGAGTGAAAACAACTGTGTGGAGGTATTGGATGCTGCTGAAATGATGCAGCTTGAACACATCAAAGCCATCTGTGACATATTCCTGAAGGAAAGTCTCACACTGACAGCTGAAAACTGTTTAAATTGGTGGAGACTTTCTAAACTTTACAATTTCCACGATGTGTCCAACCGATCATTTTCCTGTTTGGCTGACGAGTTTGATGATTTTGTTGAAACAGAAAACGTTGTTCAGCTGTCAAAGGAAGAACTTCTGGAAATAATTTCAAAAGAAGAGATGGAATGTACAGAAGACATCATTCTGAAAGGCGCCATGAAGTGGATTGAGTATAATAACCCGGATCAAGATGATGTCAAACTGATTTTTGAAAACGTACATCTCGAAATTGTTGATTCACAGTTTCTGATTGATGAAGTGCTGTTTTCAGATATTGTTTGTAAAACCAAATCTGTCCAAGAAATGATAGAAAAAGAGTTACATTCACATCGACAAGTTACAGCTAGTTCACGGGTCAATCTCAAGATACCTGACGTTTTTGTTCTCCAACATAACCAGACGTCACTACTGTCTTGTTTCACGTCAGACAACAAGTGGGAAGACGTCCCACCAGCCCCAGTAGATCCTGGATCTTTGTATTCAGCAGCAGTTTTGAACGACAAGATCTATATCACTGGTGGTTATAACAAGAAGAAATGTACATTGATATATAACACCGCGAGAAAAGTGTGGATAGTTGGTCCAGACCTCACACATGAACACTACTGTCACTGTATGGCCACAGCTAACTATAAAATGTACTCGATAGGTGGTTACTATAGCAACACAATAGAGGAATTGAGCGAGAGTGAGACACACTGGCAGGTTGTTGGAGATTTGAGATCGAGCCGATATTATGCTTTCCCTGTTacagttggtgagaacattCTCGTTATGGGAGGAAACACAAACTCAGCCGGATCAAATGTTATCCAGTGTTTTAACACCACAACTCACAGCGTCAGTCAGCTGAACACAAAGTTACCTTGTAGGTCTGAGTTACTGAGAGGCTCTGTTCACCTCCCAGATGTTTATCTGTTAGACTACGACGGTCACGTGATGCACCTCCAGGTCACCAACACAGATGGAGAAATCAAGATTCAGGTTAAATCCACAAAACAATGGAAATCATTTGGATGTGACATTGGTGTAGCACACCGGTGTGGTAGTTTGCTGTGTTTTACAGAAGAAGGAATCGGCGAATTCAACCTCGCTGAAGGTAAAGAAGAACAGAGTACATTCCCTAAGTCACCTAGAAGTGGCGACGTGTACAACGTGTGTTCTGTGTCCTGTGGGAAAACATCGCGATGA
- the LOC121377802 gene encoding kelch-like protein 23, producing the protein MSSYFRAMFSSDMAESQTGVLNLPTVSLSVLQDVIKMCLCGINLVSETNCVQVLDAAEMMQLEHIKDICDIFLKESLALTAENCLNWWRLSKLYNFDDLSNRAFSCLADEFAGFVETENIVHLSKEELLEIISKEEMKCTEDIILKGAMKWIEHNNSDQDDVKLIFENVRLDIVDSQFLIDTVVYSDIACKTKSVQEMIQKEIHSHRQVTASSRVSPKIPEVFVLHYNKTSLLSCFTPDNKWEDVPPAPVDPGNWYSAAGLDDNIYITGGSNKKKCTLIYNTVRKVWTVGPDLTHDHWVHCMVTSNSKVYSIGGYYSNMIEELTESETNWQVVGDLGLRRYYTFPVTVGENILVVGGTIDSAESDVIQCFNTRTHTVSQLNTKLSCSPKSLRGCVHLPDVYLLDYDGHVMHLQVTNTDGEIKIQVKSTAEWKSFKYRFGVTHHDGSLLCFTKDGIGKFNLAEGKEEQNTFPKSPRSDLVFNVCTVSCGKTSR; encoded by the coding sequence ATGTCATCATATTTCCGGGCCATGTTCAGTTCTGATATGGCAGAGAGTCAGACGGGCGTCTTGAATCTTCCCACTGTGTCTTTGTCGGTGTTGCAAGatgtcattaaaatgtgtttgtgtggaATTAATCTAGTGAGTGAAACCAACTGTGTGCAGGTATTGGATGCTGCAGAGATGATGCAACTTGAACACATCAAAGACATCTGTGACATATTCCTGAAGGAAAGTCTCGCACTGACAGCTGAAAACTGTTTAAATTGGTGGAGACTTTCTAAACTTTACAATTTCGACGATTTGTCCAACCGAGCATTTTCCTGTTTGGCTGACGAGTTTGCTGGTTTTGTTGAAACAGAAAACATTGTTCACCTGTCAAAGGAAGAACTTCTGGAAATCATTTCAAAAGAAGAGATGAAATGTACAGAAGACATCATTCTGAAAGGCGCCATGAAGTGGATTGAGCATAATAACTCGGATCAAGATGATGTCAAACTGATTTTTGAAAACGTGCGTCTTGATATTGTTGATTCACAGTTTTTGATTGATACTGTTGTATATTCTGATATTGCTTGTAAAACCAAATCTGTTCAAGAAATGATACAGAAAGAGATTCATTCTCATAGACAAGTTACAGCTAGTTCACGGGTTAGTCCCAAGATACCTGAAGTTTTCGTTCTCCATTATAACAAGACGTCACTTCTGTCTTGTTTCACGCCAGACAACAAGTGGGAGGACGTCCCACCAGCACCAGTAGATCCTGGAAATTGGTATTCAGCAGCAGGCTTGGATGACAATATCTATATCACTGGTGGTAGTAACAAGAAGAAATGTACATTGATATATAACACCGTGAGAAAGGTGTGGACAGTTGGTCCAGATCTCACACATGACCACTGGGTTCACTGTATGGTCACATCTAACTCTAAAGTGTACTCGATAGGTGGTTACTATAGCAACATGATAGAGGAATTGACCGAGAGTGAGACGAATTGGCAGGTTGTTGGAGATTTGGGATTGAGACGATATTATACTTTCCCAGTTacagttggtgagaacattCTCGTTGTGGGAGGAACGATAGACTCAGCCGAGTCAGATGTTATCCAGTGTTTCAACACCAGAACTCACACCGTCAGTCAGCTCAACACAAAGTTATCTTGTAGCCCTAAGTCACTAAGAGGCTGTGTTCACCTCCCAGATGTTTATCTGTTAGACTACGACGGCCACGTGATGCACCTCCAGGTCACCAACACGGATGGAGAAATCAAGATTCAGGTTAAATCCACAGCAGAATGGAAATCATTTAAATATCGTTTTGGTGTAACACACCATGACGGAAGCTTGCTATGTTTTACAAAAGATGGAATCGGCAAATTCAACCTTGCTGAAGGTAAAGAAGAACAGAATACATTCCCTAAGTCACCTAGAAGTGACCTAGTATTCAACGTGTGTACGGTATCCTGTGGGAAAACATCGCGATGA